The Geobacter sp. AOG2 genome includes a window with the following:
- a CDS encoding methyl-accepting chemotaxis protein yields the protein MRIPIGYKFILGFIVVVAAVAFSPRLVALIGYSPEISGILGYAMALTLGLILGWLFSKGFTANISRLTDSAESISRGDLTRTVDMPPSRIPDETHELADLINLMLQSLRDLVGHIKKTSGKLTNSAREINSNALEISASTEEVAQAIEQISRGAETQAEMVEKTSKTIREMAISVELVAARAKETAKAARETSLTAQHGGTLATDSLERMKDFFDCQEQIGRQFDVFSSKLQKVGRIADFIADVARQTNLLALNASIEAARAGEYGKGFAVVAEEVRKLADGSAQSAADINEMIETLREESRRVHEIIQESSRTIKEGKKNIDVTATAFQEILKTVLETERRANSIADLSQMQMEGSGKMVKAVDEIAKVADDNAASTEQVSAATEEQLAAMQDMALATNDLAKLAEELLVVVERFKVERGEPDQA from the coding sequence ATGAGGATTCCCATAGGTTATAAATTTATCCTCGGATTTATTGTAGTCGTGGCGGCGGTGGCTTTCAGTCCCCGGCTGGTCGCCCTTATCGGGTATTCACCAGAGATATCCGGCATTCTGGGCTATGCCATGGCCCTGACCCTGGGGCTTATCCTGGGATGGCTCTTTTCCAAAGGGTTTACTGCCAATATCAGCCGGTTGACCGACTCGGCCGAATCCATCAGCAGGGGCGACCTGACCCGGACGGTGGACATGCCTCCCTCCCGGATACCTGACGAGACCCATGAACTGGCCGACCTGATCAACCTGATGCTCCAGAGCCTGCGTGACTTGGTGGGGCACATCAAAAAGACCTCGGGCAAGCTCACCAATTCCGCCCGAGAGATCAACTCCAACGCCCTTGAGATAAGCGCCTCCACCGAAGAGGTTGCCCAGGCCATCGAGCAGATCTCCCGCGGCGCCGAAACCCAGGCCGAAATGGTGGAAAAGACTTCCAAAACCATTCGCGAAATGGCCATCTCCGTCGAACTGGTCGCTGCGCGCGCCAAGGAAACCGCCAAGGCGGCCCGGGAGACAAGCCTCACCGCCCAGCACGGCGGCACCCTGGCTACCGACTCCCTGGAGCGGATGAAGGATTTTTTCGACTGCCAGGAGCAGATCGGCCGGCAGTTCGATGTTTTCAGCTCCAAGTTGCAAAAGGTCGGCAGGATCGCCGATTTCATCGCCGACGTAGCCCGCCAGACCAATCTTTTGGCCCTGAACGCCTCCATTGAAGCGGCCCGGGCGGGAGAATACGGCAAAGGCTTTGCCGTAGTGGCTGAGGAGGTACGAAAACTTGCCGATGGGTCGGCCCAGTCGGCGGCGGATATCAACGAGATGATCGAAACCCTGAGAGAGGAGAGCCGCCGGGTACATGAGATCATTCAGGAAAGTTCCCGTACCATCAAGGAAGGCAAAAAGAATATCGACGTAACCGCCACGGCCTTTCAGGAAATCCTCAAGACCGTCCTGGAGACCGAACGCAGGGCCAACAGCATCGCCGATCTTTCCCAGATGCAAATGGAGGGTTCGGGCAAGATGGTCAAAGCGGTGGACGAGATCGCCAAGGTGGCCGACGACAATGCCGCTTCCACCGAGCAGGTCTCGGCCGCCACTGAAGAGCAGTTGGCCGCCATGCAGGACATGGCGCTGGCCACCAACGATCTGGCCAAACTCGCGGAAGAACTTCTGGTGGTTGTGGAGCGCTTCAAGGTTGAACGCGGCGAACCGGATCAGGCATGA
- a CDS encoding protein-glutamate O-methyltransferase CheR, protein MLPVLPEVSNEELEEIGAILKRWRGFSLAVYKDSCMKRRVAIRIRSTCCSNAAAYCDLLNRNGQELDLLQKSLTIHVSQFFRNHSVFEKLRREVLPELFSSRTDGRDYPLQFWCLGCAGGEEPYSLAIMLREFFGRETRQARFALLATDIDEKTLRVARTAEYDEGRLKEMPIDLQERYFRRSGRLFRLIPEIRDMVAFRRGDMCNPEEYAPSDMVLCRNALIYFTRTEQEKVLNRIADILAPDGILVLGKSEVLVGSSRGRFTPVCRTERIYRRTERIYRRI, encoded by the coding sequence ATGCTTCCTGTGTTGCCAGAGGTAAGCAACGAGGAACTCGAGGAGATCGGTGCGATCCTGAAAAGATGGCGCGGATTCAGCTTGGCCGTCTATAAGGATTCCTGCATGAAGCGACGGGTAGCCATCAGGATCCGTTCGACCTGCTGCAGCAATGCCGCAGCCTATTGCGACCTGCTGAACCGTAACGGCCAGGAACTGGATCTGCTCCAGAAATCGCTTACCATCCATGTCAGCCAGTTTTTTCGCAACCACTCCGTGTTTGAAAAACTGCGCCGGGAGGTCCTACCGGAGCTTTTCTCCTCCCGAACGGATGGCCGGGACTACCCGCTGCAATTCTGGTGTCTCGGCTGCGCCGGTGGAGAAGAGCCGTATAGCCTGGCAATCATGTTGCGGGAGTTTTTTGGCAGGGAGACCCGCCAGGCACGTTTCGCCTTGCTGGCTACGGACATTGACGAAAAGACCCTCAGGGTAGCCCGGACCGCCGAATATGACGAAGGCCGGCTCAAGGAGATGCCGATTGACCTGCAGGAACGTTATTTTCGCCGGAGCGGCCGATTGTTCCGCCTGATCCCCGAGATCCGGGACATGGTGGCCTTTCGGAGGGGAGACATGTGCAATCCGGAAGAGTACGCACCCAGCGACATGGTGTTGTGTCGTAACGCCTTGATCTATTTTACACGGACGGAACAGGAGAAGGTTCTTAACAGGATAGCGGACATTCTTGCGCCGGATGGTATACTGGTGCTGGGCAAGTCCGAGGTGCTGGTCGGCAGCTCGCGCGGCCGCTTCACGCCGGTATGCCGCACCGAACGTATCTATCGGCGGACCGAACGTATCTATCGGCGGATATAA
- a CDS encoding NlpC/P60 family protein: protein MTRSLPFLLVFLLGWTQLCGAAFYGVVRNAAPVLNTPAFGDIFGRADGRSLKTDQCGQVRQLEFIALPGTVFRLREKIPLSGTTVYRVETDDYPSPDNIPLYVDGRFIELRDEQPPARIRTLPARERIIAALQESVGSPYVWGGNVRNGASALIGTFYPAGAALDERAKRRITLAGLDCSGLLYQATGGWTPRNTSHLVSYGTGVAVEGKNAQEIAARLQPLDLLVWNGHVIIVLDRNTVIESRLECGSLTHGGVVTTPLLQRLREIMRTRRPLDAWPAKGKRQGVFVVRRWFGI, encoded by the coding sequence ATGACCCGTTCACTTCCCTTTCTTTTGGTGTTCCTTCTCGGTTGGACCCAGCTCTGCGGAGCCGCCTTCTACGGTGTTGTCCGTAATGCCGCGCCGGTGCTGAACACCCCGGCATTCGGCGACATCTTTGGAAGGGCGGACGGCAGATCCCTGAAGACGGACCAATGCGGCCAGGTGCGGCAACTGGAGTTTATCGCCCTGCCGGGGACCGTCTTCAGGTTGCGGGAAAAGATTCCTCTCTCCGGCACAACCGTCTACCGGGTAGAGACCGATGACTATCCCAGCCCTGACAACATCCCGCTTTACGTGGACGGCCGTTTTATCGAGCTTCGCGACGAGCAGCCTCCGGCGCGTATCCGGACCCTGCCCGCCCGTGAACGGATCATTGCGGCATTGCAGGAGAGCGTCGGAAGCCCTTACGTATGGGGGGGCAACGTCCGGAATGGGGCAAGCGCCTTGATCGGAACATTCTATCCTGCCGGGGCCGCGCTCGACGAGCGGGCCAAGCGGCGCATCACCCTGGCAGGGCTGGACTGTTCAGGGCTACTCTATCAAGCTACCGGAGGGTGGACGCCCCGCAACACCTCACACTTGGTTTCCTATGGCACCGGGGTAGCTGTGGAGGGGAAAAACGCACAGGAAATCGCGGCAAGGCTGCAACCGCTTGACCTGCTTGTCTGGAACGGCCACGTGATCATCGTTTTGGACCGGAATACGGTCATCGAAAGCCGGCTGGAGTGTGGCAGCCTCACCCATGGCGGGGTGGTGACCACACCTCTGCTGCAGAGGTTGAGAGAAATCATGCGAACCCGCCGGCCACTGGATGCCTGGCCCGCCAAGGGGAAGCGGCAGGGAGTCTTCGTGGTCAGGAGGTGGTTCGGTATCTAG
- a CDS encoding glutamate-5-semialdehyde dehydrogenase, producing the protein MSIAEKIRQIAGEARQASLAMARLSTAAKNDMLLKMADALEAEAPGIIAENAKDLETGRRNGLSSAMLDRLMLDGKRIAAMSAALREVAALPDPVGEITGMRKRPNDLMVGKMRIPLGVIGIIYEARPNVTADAAALCLKAGNAVILRGGSEAIHSNVAIASILNRVMAEMGIPPAALAVLPFTEREGVLEMLKQEESIDLIIPRGGESLIRFVSENSRIPVIKHYKGVCHVFVDVTADFDKAEKIVVNAKVQRPGVCNALETLLIHRDVAAAFIPRIAATLEGLGVELRGDEEFLRYAPSATLATEEDWHAEYLELILACRVVTDMDAAIDHINRYGSLHTEAIVTSDYSRAQRFIREVNSSCVLVNASTRFADGGQLGLGAEIGISTTKLHSFGPMGLEDLTTTKFIVYGDGQVRG; encoded by the coding sequence ATGAGTATTGCTGAAAAGATCAGACAGATCGCCGGGGAGGCCCGACAGGCTTCTCTGGCTATGGCGCGTCTTTCCACCGCCGCCAAGAACGATATGCTGCTGAAGATGGCCGACGCCCTGGAAGCGGAAGCACCGGGGATTATCGCCGAAAATGCCAAGGACCTGGAGACGGGGCGCCGGAACGGACTCTCCAGCGCAATGCTCGATCGGCTGATGCTGGACGGGAAGCGTATCGCCGCCATGAGTGCTGCCCTGCGCGAGGTGGCGGCCCTACCCGACCCGGTGGGAGAGATCACCGGGATGCGCAAGCGTCCCAACGACCTGATGGTAGGCAAGATGCGCATTCCGCTTGGGGTGATCGGTATCATCTACGAGGCACGCCCCAACGTGACCGCCGATGCGGCGGCCCTGTGTCTCAAGGCCGGCAACGCCGTAATCCTCCGGGGAGGGTCGGAGGCGATTCATTCCAACGTGGCCATCGCCTCAATCCTTAACCGGGTCATGGCCGAGATGGGTATCCCCCCGGCGGCCCTGGCGGTACTCCCCTTCACCGAACGGGAAGGAGTGCTGGAGATGCTCAAGCAGGAAGAATCCATCGACCTGATCATCCCCCGGGGTGGCGAGAGTCTGATCCGCTTTGTCTCCGAAAACTCACGTATCCCGGTTATCAAACATTACAAGGGGGTCTGCCACGTCTTTGTCGATGTCACGGCCGACTTCGACAAGGCCGAGAAGATCGTTGTCAACGCGAAGGTCCAGCGACCCGGCGTCTGCAATGCCCTGGAGACGCTTCTGATCCACAGGGATGTGGCGGCCGCCTTCATCCCGCGTATCGCCGCCACGCTGGAAGGGCTCGGAGTGGAGTTGCGCGGCGACGAGGAATTCCTGCGGTATGCGCCGTCCGCCACGCTGGCCACCGAGGAGGATTGGCACGCCGAATACCTGGAACTGATCCTGGCCTGCCGGGTAGTGACCGACATGGATGCGGCCATCGACCACATCAACCGTTACGGATCACTGCACACCGAAGCCATCGTCACCAGCGACTACAGCCGAGCCCAGCGCTTCATCCGCGAGGTCAACTCCTCCTGCGTGCTGGTCAACGCCTCCACCCGCTTCGCCGATGGCGGACAGCTCGGATTGGGAGCCGAGATCGGCATCTCCACCACCAAACTCCATTCCTTCGGCCCCATGGGATTGGAGGACTTGACCACCACCAAGTTTATCGTCTACGGCGATGGACAGGTCCGGGGCTAG
- a CDS encoding Hsp20/alpha crystallin family protein: MRGTTHLRSVRDTGEKGTVPVTAEHVPETRGSWFETTRLPNLIDDMERMMNEMFRRPFFETGMTPFRGFLHDMGRGGMSPSVDVFEVGGNIVVKADLPGLTKDDITVKLVDNTLEISGEKKTEEKIDTRDYLKLERGYGKFSRTLRLPEGLDAEHVTAKFNDGVLEISIPKVEDKRMVKNIAIK, translated from the coding sequence ATGAGAGGCACGACACATCTCAGGTCTGTACGAGACACCGGCGAAAAGGGCACGGTGCCGGTAACGGCGGAGCATGTGCCCGAAACCAGGGGGAGTTGGTTCGAAACCACACGACTTCCCAATCTGATCGATGACATGGAACGTATGATGAACGAAATGTTCCGTCGCCCGTTCTTTGAAACGGGCATGACACCGTTCAGAGGTTTCCTGCACGACATGGGGCGAGGGGGCATGTCGCCATCGGTGGACGTCTTCGAGGTCGGCGGCAACATCGTCGTCAAGGCTGATTTGCCCGGCCTGACCAAGGACGATATCACCGTGAAACTGGTCGACAACACGCTTGAGATCAGCGGCGAGAAAAAGACGGAGGAAAAGATCGACACGAGGGATTATCTGAAACTCGAACGCGGCTACGGTAAATTCAGCAGGACTCTGCGGTTGCCGGAAGGGTTGGACGCCGAACATGTGACGGCCAAGTTCAACGATGGCGTTCTCGAGATCAGCATCCCGAAGGTGGAAGACAAACGGATGGTGAAGAATATCGCCATTAAATGA
- a CDS encoding DegT/DnrJ/EryC1/StrS aminotransferase family protein — protein MRETFLPFSTPTIDDDEINEVVDSLKSGWITTGPKVKRFEDAFKAYVGAPYAIPLSSATAGLHLTLLALGIKEGDEIITTPMTFASTVSMIILCGATPVLADIEPGTLNIDVNEVRKKITPRTRAVIPVHFAGQSCDMDPIFALAREHSLTVIEDAAHAAGTEYKGKRIGSLESISIFSFHPNKNITTGEGGMVCTADEALAEEISLLKFHGMSREAWKRFAASGTPNYDILLPGFKYNMMDIQAAIGIHQLPKLDRFIDKRTEIAEFYNREFADIAELALPAYAPYEQRHAWHLYTPLVRIEKLDIDRDQFMNELKKFNIGSGLHYKAIHHHPYYRDHLGIADSDLPVATYASERILSLPLFPRMTDDDAVDVVAAVKAVIAAHRHGR, from the coding sequence ATGCGCGAAACATTCCTCCCCTTCTCCACCCCTACCATCGACGATGACGAGATCAACGAGGTCGTTGACTCTCTCAAATCCGGCTGGATCACCACCGGCCCCAAAGTCAAACGCTTCGAGGACGCCTTCAAGGCCTACGTGGGGGCCCCCTACGCCATTCCCTTGAGTTCGGCCACTGCCGGCCTTCATCTGACCCTGCTGGCCCTCGGTATCAAGGAGGGCGACGAGATCATCACCACCCCCATGACCTTTGCCTCCACGGTCAGCATGATCATCCTCTGTGGCGCCACGCCGGTCTTGGCAGACATCGAGCCCGGCACCCTCAATATCGATGTGAACGAGGTCCGAAAAAAGATTACTCCCCGTACCAGGGCCGTCATCCCGGTGCACTTTGCGGGCCAGTCCTGCGACATGGACCCGATCTTCGCCCTGGCCCGTGAGCACAGCCTGACCGTCATAGAGGACGCGGCCCACGCCGCGGGCACCGAATACAAAGGCAAACGCATCGGCTCCCTGGAATCTATCTCCATCTTTTCCTTCCACCCCAACAAGAACATCACCACCGGCGAGGGGGGCATGGTCTGCACGGCCGACGAAGCGCTGGCCGAGGAGATATCCCTGCTCAAGTTCCACGGCATGAGCCGCGAGGCCTGGAAACGCTTTGCCGCCAGCGGGACCCCCAACTACGACATCCTCCTGCCCGGCTTCAAATACAATATGATGGATATCCAGGCCGCCATCGGCATCCATCAACTCCCCAAGCTGGACCGGTTCATCGATAAGCGGACCGAGATCGCCGAGTTCTACAACCGCGAGTTTGCCGACATTGCCGAACTGGCGTTGCCGGCCTACGCCCCCTATGAGCAGCGCCATGCTTGGCATCTCTACACGCCGCTGGTCAGAATCGAAAAGTTGGATATCGACCGCGACCAGTTTATGAATGAATTGAAAAAATTCAATATCGGCAGCGGATTGCACTACAAGGCCATCCACCACCACCCCTACTACCGCGATCACCTGGGGATCGCCGACAGTGACCTGCCGGTGGCCACCTATGCCTCGGAGCGGATACTCTCCCTGCCGCTCTTCCCCAGAATGACGGATGACGATGCCGTCGATGTGGTCGCGGCGGTCAAAGCGGTCATAGCGGCCCACCGACACGGCCGGTGA
- a CDS encoding phospholipid carrier-dependent glycosyltransferase, which produces MRDLKGYVHDGGSGWLRDMVILAIVLGIPFFQFLGGLPLIDPDEGRYAEIPREMLEQGDFVTPTLNYVKYFEKPPLLYWLNAASFKLSGLTEHAARFPSALCGLLTILATYIIARRLYGRRTALIAALILGTSAGFVLQSRIILTDMLLTFCLTAALGAFIIASQREGRRSTPLPWYVFYLFCALAVLAKGLIGIVFPAGIIFFYLLLGGRWKLLGEMRIVTGLALLLAIAAPWFVAVSLKNPEFARFFFIHEHFERFTSTVHGRYQPFWFFLPVLAATMLPWSFFIPGALRRAWRDRHHDDYQAGLYLLIWAVLIFLFFSKSDSKLVPYILPIFPPLAILIANRIDGALDGHGRELKLASLLLGMTLIILGVMGLAYARLPELADLLAEAMPRLSDPLHQFINNAPPISAAAATAVAALFLIQGITTMVSAGRNPLRMVVALCFCSFLLEIFIPRLIMVPIAQAESPRSLALQARSLAGPHTRIVTFGPQQAVSWYTQRRIIVTGKLDELEFGSKLGDQSAWFPDQQALLRMWAGDTPMLIILKKGELDHLLPLLHPAPRMVGESSRRRLISNR; this is translated from the coding sequence GTGAGAGACCTGAAGGGGTATGTCCACGACGGGGGGAGCGGCTGGCTGCGGGACATGGTGATCCTGGCCATTGTCCTGGGCATCCCCTTTTTCCAGTTTCTGGGCGGGTTGCCGCTGATCGATCCCGATGAAGGGCGCTACGCCGAAATCCCCCGCGAGATGCTGGAGCAAGGGGATTTCGTAACCCCGACTCTCAATTACGTCAAATACTTTGAAAAACCGCCGCTTCTCTATTGGCTGAACGCCGCTTCGTTCAAGCTCTCCGGACTCACCGAGCACGCCGCCCGGTTTCCTTCCGCACTGTGCGGCCTGCTGACCATCCTTGCAACCTATATCATAGCCCGGCGTCTTTACGGTCGGCGCACGGCCTTGATCGCTGCCCTGATCCTGGGGACATCGGCTGGCTTTGTGCTCCAGTCGCGCATCATTCTGACCGATATGCTGCTGACCTTCTGCCTCACGGCAGCCTTGGGCGCCTTCATCATAGCCAGCCAGCGCGAGGGGCGCCGCAGTACCCCGCTACCCTGGTACGTCTTCTACCTTTTTTGTGCCTTGGCGGTGCTGGCCAAGGGATTGATCGGTATTGTTTTCCCGGCCGGCATCATCTTCTTTTACCTGTTGTTGGGCGGACGCTGGAAACTGCTCGGGGAGATGCGCATCGTCACCGGTCTGGCGCTGTTGCTGGCAATTGCCGCTCCCTGGTTCGTGGCCGTTTCCCTGAAAAACCCCGAGTTTGCCCGTTTTTTCTTCATCCACGAACACTTTGAACGCTTCACCAGCACGGTACATGGCCGTTATCAGCCATTCTGGTTCTTCCTGCCGGTCTTGGCGGCAACCATGCTGCCCTGGTCGTTCTTCATCCCCGGCGCCCTGAGGCGGGCCTGGCGCGACCGCCATCATGACGACTACCAAGCCGGCCTCTATCTGCTGATTTGGGCAGTCCTGATCTTTCTGTTCTTCTCCAAGTCCGACTCCAAATTGGTTCCCTACATCCTGCCGATCTTTCCGCCCCTGGCCATCCTCATCGCCAACCGCATAGACGGGGCGCTGGATGGCCATGGCCGCGAACTCAAACTGGCCTCCCTCCTGTTGGGAATGACGCTGATCATTCTGGGCGTCATGGGCCTGGCCTATGCCCGCTTGCCCGAACTGGCCGACCTGCTTGCCGAAGCGATGCCGCGCTTGAGCGATCCGCTGCACCAGTTCATAAACAACGCCCCGCCAATCTCCGCTGCCGCGGCCACCGCCGTTGCCGCCTTGTTCCTGATACAGGGGATAACGACAATGGTATCCGCAGGACGTAACCCGCTCCGCATGGTGGTTGCGCTCTGCTTTTGCTCCTTTCTGCTTGAAATTTTCATCCCGCGGCTGATAATGGTGCCCATCGCTCAAGCCGAATCGCCCCGCAGCCTGGCATTGCAGGCCCGCTCCCTGGCCGGACCGCACACGCGCATTGTTACCTTCGGTCCCCAGCAGGCAGTTTCCTGGTACACCCAACGGCGGATCATAGTCACGGGCAAACTGGACGAACTGGAGTTCGGCAGCAAACTGGGCGACCAGTCCGCCTGGTTTCCCGACCAGCAGGCGCTCCTGCGGATGTGGGCGGGTGACACCCCGATGCTGATCATTCTCAAAAAGGGTGAGTTGGACCACCTGCTCCCACTACTCCACCCCGCCCCACGGATGGTGGGAGAATCGAGCAGGCGGCGGCTGATATCGAACCGATGA
- a CDS encoding U32 family peptidase, translating into MNTPELLAPAGNMEKLKIAVHYGADAVYLGGQAFGLRNLADNFSIEEMPAALDYCHSRGVKAYLTVNSYPHNDALVRLEAFLRQTAPFPFDAYIVADPGVIAMVRDISPHRELHLSTQANTINWQSARFWGSQGIRRINLAREMTLDAIRETVARTPEVEFEAFVHGALCISYSGRCLISSALAGRDANQGECAHPCRWNYHLMEETRPGEYFPVAEDENGTFIFNSRDLCLLEHLPALVQGGVAALKIEGRMKGINYVASVLRVYRQALDEYRSDPSGWHCRPEWLEELTKLSHRGYTTGFLFGAPRNVGQEYHSAYIRSHEFVGQVEASRADGEVVLGVRNRINSGDNLEFIGPGMRSQRMTIGRLKILTPEGDSVEADAANPNQRILLAPSFATEPFDLVRREKGGPS; encoded by the coding sequence GTGAACACCCCCGAACTTCTGGCTCCGGCCGGCAACATGGAAAAGCTCAAGATCGCCGTTCACTACGGCGCCGATGCCGTCTACCTGGGCGGACAAGCATTCGGCCTGCGTAATCTGGCGGATAACTTCAGCATCGAGGAGATGCCGGCAGCCCTTGACTACTGCCACAGCCGTGGCGTGAAGGCCTATCTGACGGTCAACAGCTACCCTCATAACGATGCCCTCGTGCGGCTCGAAGCATTTCTTCGCCAGACGGCGCCGTTTCCCTTCGACGCCTACATTGTGGCTGATCCTGGTGTCATTGCCATGGTTCGCGACATCTCCCCCCACCGGGAGTTGCACCTCTCCACCCAGGCCAATACCATCAACTGGCAGAGTGCCCGGTTCTGGGGTAGTCAGGGAATCCGACGCATCAATCTGGCGCGGGAGATGACTTTGGACGCAATCCGCGAAACTGTTGCCCGCACACCGGAGGTCGAATTCGAGGCGTTTGTCCATGGCGCCCTGTGCATCTCCTATTCGGGCCGTTGCCTGATCTCCAGCGCCTTGGCCGGTCGCGACGCCAACCAGGGGGAATGCGCACATCCCTGCCGCTGGAACTACCACCTGATGGAAGAAACCCGCCCCGGCGAATATTTTCCGGTTGCGGAGGACGAAAACGGCACATTCATCTTCAACTCCCGTGATCTCTGCCTGCTGGAGCACCTGCCGGCATTGGTGCAGGGCGGGGTAGCCGCGCTCAAGATCGAGGGGCGCATGAAAGGGATTAATTACGTGGCCTCGGTGCTGAGGGTTTACCGTCAGGCGCTGGACGAGTACCGTTCAGACCCGTCCGGCTGGCATTGTCGGCCTGAATGGCTGGAAGAATTGACCAAACTGAGCCACCGGGGGTATACCACCGGCTTCCTCTTCGGCGCCCCACGCAATGTGGGACAGGAGTATCACTCGGCCTACATCCGCAGCCACGAGTTCGTAGGCCAGGTAGAGGCATCTCGCGCCGATGGCGAGGTTGTGCTCGGGGTGCGCAATCGCATCAATTCGGGCGATAACCTGGAATTTATCGGCCCCGGCATGCGGTCGCAGCGGATGACGATTGGGCGCCTGAAAATCCTGACCCCGGAAGGTGATTCGGTCGAGGCCGATGCCGCCAACCCTAACCAGCGCATTCTCCTTGCCCCTTCCTTTGCGACCGAACCCTTTGACCTCGTACGCCGAGAAAAAGGGGGACCGTCGTGA
- the ybgF gene encoding tol-pal system protein YbgF, with protein sequence MPSGIRWAACVVASLALAGCASNDLMVKRQTETEAKVEHLLQSGKKAEQRMNELSGQIQSQEDQAKVVSAQLKQLQDTIRELRSAQDELKARISLQAAPKIEVINQEPAPKGKDYGPPSDYVKAFGLYSANSFPAAIEAFEAFLKSDPKSSYAANAIYWIGECHYSLSELAKARDAFQKVVDDYSRSAKAPDALLKLGYTLAAMNEKDKAAAVYERLIKIYPGSPAAAKARERLTAN encoded by the coding sequence ATGCCATCCGGCATCCGGTGGGCCGCATGCGTTGTAGCTTCTCTCGCGCTGGCCGGTTGTGCGTCGAACGACCTCATGGTCAAGCGCCAGACCGAGACAGAAGCGAAGGTCGAACATCTTCTCCAGTCCGGCAAGAAGGCCGAACAGCGCATGAACGAGTTGTCCGGCCAGATCCAGTCGCAGGAAGACCAGGCCAAGGTCGTTAGCGCCCAACTCAAACAGCTTCAAGACACTATCAGGGAATTGCGGTCCGCCCAGGATGAACTCAAGGCACGAATCTCACTGCAGGCTGCACCCAAGATCGAAGTCATCAACCAGGAGCCTGCTCCCAAGGGCAAGGATTACGGCCCTCCTTCCGACTACGTCAAGGCATTCGGCCTTTACAGCGCCAACAGTTTCCCCGCCGCCATTGAGGCATTCGAAGCATTCCTCAAGAGTGATCCCAAAAGCAGTTATGCCGCCAATGCCATTTATTGGATCGGAGAATGCCACTATAGTTTGTCCGAGCTTGCCAAGGCGCGTGACGCCTTCCAGAAGGTAGTGGACGATTATTCCAGGAGCGCCAAAGCCCCGGACGCGCTTTTGAAGCTGGGGTATACCCTGGCGGCCATGAACGAGAAGGATAAGGCTGCTGCTGTCTACGAACGCCTGATCAAAATCTATCCCGGTAGCCCGGCCGCGGCAAAGGCCCGGGAACGTTTGACCGCCAATTAA
- a CDS encoding LysM peptidoglycan-binding domain-containing protein translates to MKIRFAMLLFTLVLFIPGLALAADEEPAIYVIKQGDTLWGLSERFIRDPHYWPNMWSKNGQITNPHLIYPGQKVRVFPDRLEFEPPEPEGSAPAAKKAAAAQAETMAEVAVERTYSVRGNEGFLMEADYKPAGFIVAVHHDRIVAGDDDIVYTDIGRRDGAKGGEKFSIYRKEGIVSHPLTNEVMGVKVVPLGTLQLTDLEQKASRAIITKAYQEISSGSYLMPYRGDKRHEVVLKMPARELKGYIIESYSGTETIAAGDVVYIDLGSAQGAEAGNMLYIVRDVTLNQQYAEGRVDRLPQELLGALVILETGKKTATALVVKSIDAIYKGDKIVSLTK, encoded by the coding sequence ATGAAGATCAGATTTGCCATGCTGCTTTTTACCTTAGTGCTTTTCATACCCGGTTTGGCCCTGGCAGCGGATGAGGAACCGGCCATCTACGTCATAAAGCAGGGTGATACCCTCTGGGGACTGTCCGAACGTTTTATCAGGGACCCCCACTACTGGCCGAACATGTGGTCCAAAAACGGCCAGATCACCAATCCGCACCTGATCTATCCGGGGCAAAAGGTACGGGTATTCCCCGACCGGCTTGAATTCGAACCTCCGGAGCCGGAGGGCAGCGCGCCGGCGGCCAAGAAAGCGGCGGCCGCCCAGGCGGAAACCATGGCCGAGGTAGCTGTCGAGCGCACCTATAGTGTGCGGGGCAATGAAGGCTTCCTGATGGAGGCCGACTACAAGCCGGCAGGTTTTATCGTCGCCGTCCACCATGACCGTATCGTGGCTGGGGACGACGATATCGTCTACACCGACATCGGTAGAAGGGATGGCGCAAAGGGGGGGGAGAAGTTTTCGATCTACCGGAAGGAAGGGATAGTCAGCCATCCCCTCACGAACGAGGTCATGGGCGTAAAGGTGGTCCCTCTGGGGACGCTGCAATTGACCGACCTGGAGCAAAAAGCCTCGCGGGCCATCATTACCAAGGCCTATCAGGAAATATCCTCCGGCTCCTATCTCATGCCGTACCGGGGAGACAAACGTCACGAGGTCGTCCTCAAGATGCCCGCCAGGGAGTTAAAAGGGTACATCATCGAAAGTTACAGCGGGACGGAGACCATCGCAGCCGGTGACGTCGTCTACATCGATTTGGGAAGTGCCCAGGGGGCAGAAGCCGGCAACATGCTCTACATCGTCCGTGACGTGACCCTTAATCAGCAATACGCCGAGGGCCGCGTCGACCGCTTGCCCCAGGAATTACTGGGGGCTCTGGTCATCCTGGAAACCGGTAAAAAGACGGCGACCGCGCTGGTCGTCAAGAGTATCGACGCGATCTATAAAGGCGACAAAATCGTTAGTTTGACGAAATAG